In the genome of Hyphobacterium sp. CCMP332, one region contains:
- a CDS encoding DUF4296 domain-containing protein: MKSALLAIGIIFFLSCNEGQTNKEGIIEKSKMTNILVDIHIAEAKVNQAKLPMDSALSYYKYLESNIYEKYEIDSAQFNSSMHYYAENIKELDKIYETVLDSLNLRSAEKDKHENN, from the coding sequence ATGAAGAGTGCTTTATTGGCTATAGGAATTATTTTTTTCCTGTCTTGTAATGAAGGGCAGACTAATAAAGAAGGAATTATTGAAAAAAGTAAAATGACAAATATTCTTGTAGATATTCATATCGCCGAGGCCAAAGTGAATCAGGCAAAACTACCCATGGATTCAGCTCTGAGCTATTACAAATATCTGGAATCCAATATTTATGAGAAGTATGAGATTGATTCCGCACAGTTTAATTCAAGTATGCATTACTATGCTGAAAATATTAAAGAGCTTGATAAAATATATGAGACGGTCCTTGACAGTTTAAATTTAAGATCAGCGGAAAAGGACAAACATGAAAATAACTAA
- a CDS encoding YggS family pyridoxal phosphate-dependent enzyme, with product MTQKEEIAKNIQSIKKENRAYKFTLVAVSKTKPNEFVMEAYNSGQRDFGENKVQELLPKFEELPKDILWHFIGHLQRNKVKLIIPFVHLIHSVDSLRLMKEINKQALKEDKIIDCLLQLFIAKEETKYGLDEDELKGILDDHLEKFKNVNVKGLMGMATFTEDQSIIDSEFRYLKEKFDAIKKDYTLPNLNMDILSMGMSHDYQIALKNGSNMLRIGSTIFGARN from the coding sequence ATGACGCAAAAAGAAGAAATTGCCAAGAATATTCAATCAATTAAAAAAGAGAATAGAGCGTATAAATTTACCCTTGTTGCTGTTAGTAAAACAAAGCCAAATGAATTTGTTATGGAAGCATATAATTCAGGGCAAAGGGATTTTGGTGAAAATAAGGTTCAGGAATTGCTTCCTAAATTCGAGGAATTGCCCAAAGACATCCTTTGGCATTTCATCGGACATTTGCAGAGAAATAAAGTCAAATTAATAATACCTTTTGTTCATTTGATACACTCCGTAGATTCTTTGAGACTGATGAAGGAAATCAACAAACAAGCACTTAAGGAAGACAAAATAATTGATTGTTTACTACAATTGTTTATTGCAAAAGAAGAAACAAAATACGGACTCGATGAGGATGAGCTGAAAGGTATTTTAGATGATCATTTAGAAAAATTTAAAAATGTCAATGTCAAAGGCTTAATGGGCATGGCTACTTTTACTGAAGATCAATCAATCATAGATTCTGAGTTTAGATATTTAAAAGAGAAATTTGATGCAATTAAGAAAGATTATACTCTTCCTAATTTAAACATGGATATCCTATCAATGGGAATGAGCCATGACTACCAGATTGCATTAAAAAATGGCAGCAATATGTTAAGAATTGGAAGCACAATATTTGGAGCAAGAAATTGA
- a CDS encoding DivIVA domain-containing protein, with translation MKITPLEIRQKEFNKNFRGYDKDEVSAFLQSLSSEWEKLQTEYQNTLKKLEESEKEVQKLKEVESSLFKTLKTAEDTGANMVEQSKQAAELHLKEAKMQVESMLNDANNKARNIIEEAEDLAASTFQNLVDELKDLEDNFKSIEKMREDFMQDMKNSANDILDRLKKMESRTNSSENLAAKIKETKKEFKGKKVVKDLIPKEAKQEKEVKESENKEETTKDMEEEKLQENKQEEDQKKSKGGSFFDEINQ, from the coding sequence ATGAAAATTACGCCCTTAGAAATAAGACAAAAAGAATTTAACAAAAACTTCCGGGGATATGATAAAGATGAGGTGAGTGCCTTCCTTCAGTCGCTGTCATCAGAATGGGAAAAACTTCAGACTGAATATCAAAATACACTTAAAAAACTCGAAGAGTCAGAAAAGGAAGTTCAAAAATTAAAAGAGGTTGAGAGTTCTCTTTTTAAAACCTTAAAAACGGCAGAAGATACCGGAGCCAATATGGTTGAACAAAGTAAGCAGGCTGCCGAATTGCATTTGAAAGAAGCAAAGATGCAGGTTGAATCGATGCTCAACGATGCCAATAACAAAGCCCGAAATATTATTGAAGAGGCAGAAGATCTTGCTGCAAGTACCTTTCAAAATTTGGTCGATGAATTAAAAGATCTGGAGGATAATTTCAAAAGCATAGAAAAGATGAGAGAAGATTTTATGCAAGACATGAAAAATTCTGCCAATGATATTCTCGATAGATTGAAAAAAATGGAATCCAGAACGAATTCCAGTGAGAATCTGGCTGCTAAAATAAAAGAGACTAAAAAAGAATTTAAAGGAAAAAAAGTTGTGAAAGACTTAATTCCCAAAGAGGCAAAACAAGAAAAAGAAGTAAAGGAATCCGAAAATAAGGAAGAAACAACAAAGGACATGGAGGAAGAAAAACTTCAGGAAAATAAGCAGGAAGAAGATCAGAAAAAATCCAAAGGCGGGTCTTTTTTTGATGAAATAAATCAATAA
- a CDS encoding ion transporter: MSSESSFIISMRKIVEDSHDPKAKIFDVFIQVMILISIITFSLETVPGLAETYSTTFYILEIVSVSIFTAEYILRIVIAKNRVKFIFSFFGIVDLLAILPFYLTLGIDLRTIRILRFLRLFRMFELTKFHTATERITTALRLAREELILFLMLSGTLIYVSAVGIYYFENEAQPDSFSSIFHSLWWAVITLTTVGYGDVYPITLGGRMFTFLILIIGVGIISIPAGLIAAALNQARRVEEEKKSSKRPRSM, from the coding sequence ATGAGTTCCGAAAGTTCTTTTATAATATCAATGAGAAAAATCGTTGAGGATTCCCATGATCCAAAAGCTAAGATTTTTGATGTTTTTATTCAAGTAATGATTCTAATTTCGATCATTACATTTTCCTTAGAAACAGTACCTGGTCTTGCAGAAACTTATAGCACTACCTTTTACATACTTGAAATAGTATCCGTTAGCATTTTTACGGCGGAGTATATATTGCGAATTGTAATTGCAAAAAACCGGGTGAAGTTTATTTTTAGCTTTTTTGGTATAGTGGATTTACTTGCGATTCTTCCATTCTATCTGACCCTTGGAATTGACTTAAGAACAATAAGAATACTGAGATTTTTGAGATTGTTCAGAATGTTTGAATTGACCAAGTTTCACACAGCAACTGAAAGGATCACCACAGCTTTAAGATTGGCGAGGGAAGAACTGATCTTGTTTCTGATGTTAAGCGGCACATTGATTTACGTAAGTGCAGTAGGAATATACTATTTTGAGAATGAAGCTCAACCCGATTCTTTTTCATCGATTTTTCACAGTCTTTGGTGGGCAGTAATAACTTTAACAACGGTGGGATATGGAGATGTTTATCCAATTACTCTAGGAGGACGGATGTTTACATTTTTGATATTGATCATTGGTGTGGGAATAATTTCTATACCTGCCGGATTAATAGCGGCAGCACTAAATCAGGCAAGAAGGGTGGAGGAAGAAAAAAAATCCAGTAAGCGTCCTCGATCGATGTGA
- a CDS encoding aldo/keto reductase, whose protein sequence is MDLIKLGNSDLDINPIAFGAWAIGGAAWGGNDEKDSFDAICAAIDNELVTIDTAPIYGYGKSEEIIGKVIKNRGRRDHLRILTKFGINWNIKKGKFYFTGSHNGQDLDVYLYSGKDGVIEECEASLKRLQTDYIDLYQVHRPDPTTDISETMEAMELLKTQGKIREGAVSNYNLEQLKKAVNHFPVLSNQLSYSMLERDIEKDMVPFCMEQNIGILAYSPLQRGILTGKYRGKINWDEDDHRKDTKWFQPENREKINAFLGKVQPIANDHGMSLSQLVINWTIKQKGITCTLLGGRNSAQVEQNIKSLDFNLSEAEIQIIDQELSQLKLTD, encoded by the coding sequence ATGGATTTGATTAAGCTTGGAAACTCGGATTTAGATATAAATCCAATTGCTTTCGGAGCATGGGCTATAGGTGGAGCCGCCTGGGGTGGCAATGATGAAAAGGATTCTTTTGATGCAATTTGTGCTGCCATCGATAATGAACTTGTGACCATTGATACTGCACCAATTTACGGCTATGGAAAAAGCGAAGAAATTATTGGTAAAGTAATTAAAAACAGAGGGAGACGGGATCACTTAAGAATACTAACCAAATTTGGGATCAATTGGAATATCAAAAAGGGCAAATTTTATTTTACCGGATCTCACAATGGTCAGGATCTGGATGTTTACTTGTATTCAGGCAAAGACGGTGTCATCGAAGAATGTGAGGCAAGTTTAAAAAGATTGCAAACAGATTATATTGATCTTTATCAAGTCCATAGGCCCGATCCAACTACCGATATTTCCGAGACAATGGAAGCTATGGAATTACTAAAAACTCAAGGTAAAATACGGGAAGGGGCTGTTAGTAATTATAATTTGGAGCAGCTTAAGAAAGCCGTCAATCATTTTCCTGTACTTTCAAATCAGCTTTCATACAGTATGCTTGAAAGAGACATCGAAAAAGATATGGTTCCATTTTGCATGGAACAGAATATTGGAATTCTTGCTTACAGTCCTTTGCAAAGAGGAATATTAACCGGTAAATACAGAGGAAAAATAAACTGGGATGAAGACGATCATCGAAAGGATACTAAGTGGTTTCAGCCTGAAAACCGTGAAAAAATTAATGCATTTCTCGGTAAAGTTCAGCCGATTGCAAACGATCATGGAATGTCTTTAAGTCAGCTAGTTATTAATTGGACCATTAAGCAGAAAGGTATTACATGCACCTTGTTGGGAGGAAGAAATTCTGCACAGGTTGAACAAAACATTAAATCACTTGACTTTAATTTAAGTGAAGCAGAAATTCAAATCATTGATCAGGAACTATCACAATTAAAACTGACAGATTAA
- a CDS encoding 30S ribosomal protein S18 codes for MTLVNEPINQERKRKKFCWFKKNNIRYIDYKDPNFLLKFVNEQGKVTPRRITGTSLKYQRKLSTAIKRARQLALLPYVGDSLK; via the coding sequence ATGACACTTGTCAATGAACCTATTAACCAGGAAAGAAAACGAAAAAAGTTCTGCTGGTTCAAAAAAAACAATATTCGATATATTGATTACAAGGACCCAAATTTCCTCTTGAAATTTGTGAATGAGCAGGGAAAAGTTACACCTAGGAGAATCACAGGCACAAGCCTTAAGTATCAAAGAAAATTATCTACTGCGATAAAAAGAGCAAGACAACTTGCTTTATTACCTTATGTAGGAGATTCATTAAAATAA
- a CDS encoding WD40 repeat domain-containing protein, with product MDKFDVKKIDTLKGHKDSVFALDFHKVDNLIFSASSDGMVVLWDISQKNFGKIIARVPASVYAIKYISNKNHLLIAQNFDGLHLIDLETNKEKTSVQLSKSYLFDIQYNNQYIIVAEGQGRLFLLERETLKVLHVWDETDKSARSISLLDNIAAVGYSDNTIRLFDIDKRKKIDEWTAHENSVFKVLFSEDGTLMSSSRDAHLKFWKIDGQLEEDIIAHMYAINDICLSPDLNYLATCSMDKTIKIWDYKNKKLLKVIDKARHAGHGTSVNKLLWTNFNNYIVSCSDDRSLSIWEINKSIK from the coding sequence ATGGATAAGTTTGATGTAAAAAAAATAGACACGTTAAAAGGTCATAAAGACTCTGTCTTTGCCCTGGATTTTCACAAAGTGGATAATTTGATATTTTCTGCATCCTCAGATGGTATGGTGGTACTTTGGGATATTAGTCAAAAGAATTTTGGAAAGATCATAGCAAGAGTCCCTGCATCAGTTTATGCTATAAAGTATATCAGTAATAAAAATCATCTATTAATAGCTCAAAATTTTGACGGCCTTCATTTAATTGATCTTGAAACAAATAAGGAAAAAACCTCTGTTCAATTATCAAAATCCTATTTATTTGATATACAGTATAACAATCAATATATAATAGTTGCTGAAGGTCAGGGTCGATTATTTTTACTGGAACGAGAAACACTAAAAGTTCTGCATGTTTGGGATGAAACAGATAAAAGTGCGCGGAGCATTTCTCTACTTGATAATATAGCTGCCGTTGGTTACAGCGACAATACAATTCGGCTATTTGATATTGATAAAAGAAAGAAAATTGACGAATGGACGGCCCATGAAAACTCGGTTTTCAAGGTGCTCTTTTCTGAAGATGGAACCCTTATGAGTTCCTCACGCGATGCCCATTTAAAATTTTGGAAAATTGACGGTCAATTAGAAGAAGATATTATTGCCCATATGTACGCAATAAATGATATTTGCCTGAGTCCTGATTTGAATTATTTGGCCACATGCAGTATGGACAAAACAATTAAGATTTGGGATTATAAAAACAAGAAATTACTTAAGGTCATTGATAAAGCAAGACACGCCGGACATGGCACTTCAGTCAATAAACTGCTCTGGACAAATTTTAACAATTATATTGTATCTTGTAGCGATGACAGAAGCCTTAGTATTTGGGAAATAAATAAGTCTATAAAATGA
- a CDS encoding 4'-phosphopantetheinyl transferase superfamily protein yields MSYKFEILLNDDNNMVGIAPVIRSSNISPNLFLHKEELRELKLITNPTYKNQWLSARWLASQCKKQIKKEKVNEILKNQEGKPYLRESTLHVSLSHNKNIAAVMFSNYSCGIDVELFREKIIRIQDKFLTTKEKKQFSQNIPALTLIWSAKESVYKMLGIPGLIFKEQIDCEIIEIKEEDSFNTWVRINPNKIIGIKVNYRIFEKELLTFCHLGDSHE; encoded by the coding sequence TTGTCATACAAATTTGAAATACTGCTCAATGATGACAATAATATGGTAGGGATCGCACCTGTCATTAGGTCTTCGAATATATCGCCAAATTTATTTCTACATAAAGAAGAGCTGCGTGAACTAAAATTAATTACGAATCCCACATACAAAAATCAATGGCTAAGTGCTAGGTGGCTGGCCTCACAATGTAAAAAACAAATTAAAAAAGAGAAGGTTAATGAAATTTTAAAAAATCAGGAAGGCAAACCATACTTGCGGGAATCTACTTTACATGTAAGCCTAAGTCACAATAAAAATATTGCCGCAGTTATGTTTTCAAATTATTCCTGCGGCATCGATGTGGAGTTATTTCGCGAAAAGATTATTCGCATTCAGGATAAGTTTTTGACCACAAAAGAAAAAAAACAGTTTTCCCAAAATATTCCCGCACTCACATTGATCTGGTCAGCAAAAGAAAGTGTATACAAAATGCTGGGAATTCCCGGTTTAATTTTCAAGGAGCAAATCGATTGTGAAATAATCGAAATCAAAGAAGAAGACAGTTTTAATACTTGGGTTAGGATAAACCCGAATAAAATTATAGGAATTAAGGTCAATTATAGGATTTTTGAAAAAGAGCTTCTCACATTTTGCCATTTAGGTGATAGCCATGAGTAA
- a CDS encoding DUF423 domain-containing protein has translation MKTKYIAVTGAIFCALAVVFGAFGAHALNNLLTSNGKLETYKTAVIYHIFHAVSILILSVLNTSIKIENIKLIYWCFVAGLLLFSGSLYALAISGISKIGIITPFGGVLFILAWLLLTYQLLKK, from the coding sequence ATGAAAACAAAATATATAGCAGTAACAGGAGCCATATTTTGTGCTTTAGCAGTTGTGTTTGGTGCTTTCGGTGCACATGCATTAAATAATCTCTTGACGAGTAACGGAAAACTTGAAACTTATAAAACTGCAGTTATTTATCACATTTTTCATGCGGTGTCAATTTTGATTTTATCTGTTCTAAATACTTCAATTAAAATTGAGAACATCAAATTGATTTATTGGTGCTTTGTCGCAGGCTTACTACTATTTTCAGGCTCTCTCTATGCACTTGCTATAAGCGGAATATCTAAAATTGGAATCATTACACCTTTTGGTGGTGTATTGTTTATTCTTGCGTGGTTATTACTAACTTATCAATTATTGAAGAAATGA
- a CDS encoding 30S ribosomal protein S6 gives MAVTRFETIFIMTPVLSEQQMKETVERYLAFLKENKAKVIHEENWGLRKLAYPIQHKSTGFYQLVEFECEGSMIESLEVEFSRDEAIMRFLTVKLDIDGIKYNERRREKQKNLDQKKAEIL, from the coding sequence ATGGCCGTAACGAGATTTGAAACAATATTTATAATGACTCCTGTTCTTTCAGAACAACAAATGAAAGAAACAGTGGAAAGATATCTTGCCTTTTTGAAAGAAAATAAGGCCAAAGTCATTCACGAAGAGAACTGGGGACTAAGAAAATTAGCTTACCCAATTCAGCATAAATCAACTGGTTTTTACCAATTGGTAGAATTCGAATGCGAAGGTTCTATGATTGAATCTTTGGAAGTTGAGTTTAGCCGGGATGAAGCAATAATGAGATTTCTTACTGTTAAACTTGATATAGACGGTATTAAGTACAACGAAAGAAGAAGAGAGAAGCAAAAAAATCTTGATCAGAAAAAAGCAGAAATACTATGA
- a CDS encoding phosphatase PAP2 family protein: MNMDKQSFNLDFKSQNILFISMIAFFVLGALLMFIKSNKEIFLILNGDLGVFIDQFFRYATYLGDGIFYAVIFILLLFIRYGYALDFAFSAGVSTLFVQSGKRLIFADAKRPLSELGSELVHLVEGVDVHMARSFPSGHSTSAMLIFFFLALIVKNKFLKFLMLVLAFLGGYSRIYLSQHYFKDVYAGFAIAILSILVIAIVRNKIGEPIWYRKKFRF, encoded by the coding sequence ATGAACATGGATAAACAATCTTTTAATCTCGATTTCAAAAGCCAGAACATATTATTTATCAGCATGATAGCTTTTTTTGTCCTTGGAGCATTGCTTATGTTCATAAAAAGTAATAAGGAGATTTTTCTTATTTTAAATGGAGATCTGGGTGTGTTTATTGACCAATTTTTTAGGTATGCCACCTATCTTGGAGATGGAATTTTTTATGCGGTCATTTTTATACTTTTATTATTCATTAGGTATGGTTATGCGCTTGACTTTGCTTTTTCTGCGGGTGTTTCTACCCTCTTTGTTCAGTCGGGAAAGCGCTTGATTTTTGCGGATGCTAAAAGACCATTGTCAGAATTGGGTTCTGAATTGGTCCATTTAGTTGAAGGCGTTGATGTACACATGGCCAGAAGCTTTCCATCAGGACATTCAACTTCCGCCATGTTAATTTTCTTTTTTTTAGCACTGATAGTCAAAAATAAGTTTCTGAAGTTTTTAATGCTTGTATTGGCATTTTTGGGAGGCTATTCCAGGATTTATTTAAGTCAACATTATTTTAAGGACGTTTATGCCGGTTTTGCAATTGCAATACTGAGTATATTGGTTATTGCAATAGTCAGAAATAAAATCGGAGAACCGATTTGGTACAGAAAAAAATTTCGGTTTTAG
- a CDS encoding GSCFA domain-containing protein, whose protein sequence is MQFRTELKYPKSKWDIDYNSKIISVGSCFSTNITERMSELQFDIVNNPYGTFYNPISIFRALNYTELDFENTFIERDGQWMSFLSHSDISANDRTSLTSLLKDRLKFLNQKIKSADYLILTLGSAKIYTHKKTDLIVANCHKVSQNEFDSRILTVKEITQAFRSMHSQLSKIKPEVKVIITVSPVRYLADGFEQNSISKAMLIASVHEILNEFDNVEYFPAYELVLDDLRDYRFYNEDLIHPNSIAVNYVFQKFSESYFNDSTKQIAHKVYKINKALNHIPFNRDADSYKKFLIDLKVKIDEISNHVDTTHFKERLAEK, encoded by the coding sequence ATGCAGTTTCGTACCGAATTAAAGTATCCTAAATCAAAATGGGACATTGATTATAATTCCAAAATAATCTCTGTCGGATCTTGCTTTTCGACAAATATAACTGAGCGGATGTCTGAATTACAATTCGACATTGTCAATAATCCCTACGGTACATTTTACAATCCAATTTCAATTTTCAGAGCTCTTAATTATACAGAATTAGATTTTGAGAATACATTTATAGAGAGAGATGGCCAATGGATGAGCTTTTTATCTCATTCCGATATTTCAGCTAATGATAGAACAAGCTTAACCTCTCTTTTAAAGGACCGGCTTAAATTTCTAAATCAAAAAATCAAGTCTGCTGATTATCTAATTTTAACACTGGGCTCAGCAAAGATCTATACGCATAAAAAAACAGATTTGATAGTGGCTAATTGTCACAAAGTTTCTCAAAATGAATTTGATTCGCGAATTCTAACAGTAAAAGAAATTACGCAGGCATTTCGCTCAATGCACAGCCAATTGAGTAAAATAAAGCCGGAAGTTAAAGTTATTATTACAGTAAGCCCTGTTCGCTATTTAGCAGATGGATTTGAACAAAATAGCATCAGCAAAGCCATGTTAATTGCATCAGTCCATGAGATATTAAACGAATTTGACAATGTTGAATATTTCCCTGCTTATGAATTGGTTTTAGATGATCTTCGGGATTACAGGTTTTACAATGAAGACCTGATCCATCCAAATTCAATTGCTGTCAATTATGTATTTCAAAAATTTAGCGAATCATATTTTAATGATTCAACGAAACAGATTGCACATAAAGTTTATAAGATAAACAAAGCCTTAAATCATATACCATTTAACAGAGATGCTGATTCCTACAAAAAATTCCTAATTGATCTTAAAGTCAAAATTGATGAAATCTCAAATCATGTTGACACTACTCATTTTAAAGAAAGGTTGGCAGAGAAATGA
- a CDS encoding acyl-CoA carboxylase subunit beta, producing MDINFNKNEDSLKLLIHDLKQKRKKVHLGGGEKKIEKQHQKGKLTARERIDYLIDDKSEFLEIGEFAGEGMYEEHGGCPSGGVITGIGYIQGKQSVIVANDATVKAGAWFPITAKKNLRAQEISIENNLPIVYLVDSAGVYLPMQDEIFPDKEHFGRMFRNNAIMSSKGIVQIAAIMGSCVAGGAYLPIMSDEAMIVEGTGSIFLAGSYLVKAAIGEDIDNETLGGASTHCEISGVTDYKHPDDKTCLDSIRNIFDKIGESENAGFSRKKSSEPKKKAEDIYGIMPADRVKPYDMMDIIERLIDDSEFEEYKKLYGQSIICGLARVDGWAVGIVANQRKIVKNKKGEMQMGGVIYSDSADKAARFIMNCNQKKIPLVFLQDVSGFMVGSRAEHGGIIKDGAKMVSAMSNSVVPKFTFILGNSYGAGNYAMCGKAYDPRLIYAWPSAQMAVMSGASAAKTLLQIKVSSLKAKGETIDKKTEEKLLKDIQDKYFEQLSPYYAASRLWVDGIIDPLETRKVISMGIEAANHKKVEKYNVGVIQT from the coding sequence ATGGACATCAATTTTAATAAAAACGAAGACTCATTGAAACTTTTGATTCACGATTTGAAACAAAAGCGCAAAAAAGTTCATCTGGGTGGTGGTGAAAAGAAAATTGAAAAGCAACACCAAAAAGGTAAACTTACTGCCAGGGAAAGAATAGATTATTTGATTGATGATAAAAGTGAGTTTCTTGAAATAGGTGAATTCGCCGGTGAGGGGATGTATGAAGAACATGGGGGTTGCCCAAGTGGAGGTGTTATAACGGGAATCGGTTACATTCAAGGAAAACAAAGTGTAATTGTTGCCAATGATGCTACAGTGAAAGCGGGTGCCTGGTTTCCAATTACTGCTAAAAAGAACCTGAGGGCACAGGAAATTTCCATAGAAAATAATTTACCGATTGTTTACTTAGTGGACAGTGCAGGTGTGTACTTACCAATGCAGGATGAAATATTTCCTGATAAAGAACATTTTGGAAGAATGTTTAGAAATAATGCAATAATGAGCAGCAAGGGTATTGTTCAGATTGCAGCAATTATGGGCTCATGTGTAGCGGGCGGGGCTTATTTACCGATTATGTCCGATGAAGCGATGATTGTTGAAGGTACCGGATCTATATTTCTCGCCGGTTCATATCTGGTAAAAGCTGCAATCGGTGAAGATATTGACAATGAAACACTGGGGGGTGCGAGCACGCATTGTGAAATTTCAGGAGTAACTGATTACAAACACCCTGATGATAAAACTTGCCTCGATTCAATTCGAAATATTTTTGATAAAATTGGAGAATCGGAAAATGCGGGTTTTAGCAGGAAAAAGAGCTCAGAACCTAAGAAAAAAGCAGAAGATATTTACGGTATCATGCCGGCCGACAGGGTAAAACCTTATGATATGATGGACATCATAGAACGCTTAATTGATGATTCAGAATTTGAAGAGTATAAAAAACTATATGGACAATCGATCATTTGTGGTCTGGCGCGAGTTGATGGCTGGGCTGTAGGAATAGTAGCCAATCAGCGAAAAATTGTGAAAAATAAAAAGGGCGAAATGCAGATGGGTGGAGTGATATATTCTGATTCTGCGGATAAAGCTGCTCGATTTATAATGAATTGCAACCAGAAAAAGATTCCACTTGTTTTTTTACAGGATGTTTCAGGATTTATGGTAGGAAGCAGAGCAGAACATGGGGGGATTATTAAAGACGGGGCAAAAATGGTAAGTGCCATGTCCAATTCAGTTGTTCCGAAATTCACTTTTATTTTAGGTAATTCATATGGAGCAGGAAATTATGCCATGTGTGGAAAAGCTTATGACCCCAGATTGATATATGCATGGCCAAGCGCTCAAATGGCAGTTATGAGCGGTGCAAGTGCAGCAAAAACACTGCTTCAAATCAAAGTATCATCCTTAAAAGCCAAAGGCGAAACAATAGACAAGAAAACTGAAGAAAAACTGTTAAAAGATATTCAGGACAAATATTTTGAGCAGCTATCTCCATATTATGCAGCTTCGCGGTTATGGGTGGATGGAATTATAGATCCGCTTGAAACTCGAAAAGTAATATCGATGGGTATAGAAGCTGCAAATCACAAGAAAGTCGAAAAATATAACGTTGGTGTAATTCAAACATGA
- a CDS encoding 50S ribosomal protein L9: MEIILKEDIQGLGYKNDLIDVKPGYGRNFLIPQGKAIIASESNKKVLEENLKQAAHKIEKVRKEAEALSDKIGDDVVTLKAKVGEKGKIFGAITTLQVADALKEKGIDIDRKKIQFNEDIKFVGDYTAVIDLHKEIKHNLKISVIAED; this comes from the coding sequence ATGGAAATTATTTTAAAAGAAGATATTCAGGGATTAGGTTATAAAAATGACCTTATCGATGTAAAACCAGGATATGGAAGAAACTTTCTTATCCCTCAAGGTAAAGCGATCATAGCAAGTGAATCGAATAAAAAAGTCCTTGAAGAAAATCTAAAGCAAGCGGCTCATAAAATCGAAAAGGTTAGAAAAGAAGCAGAAGCTTTATCAGATAAAATTGGTGATGATGTAGTTACATTGAAGGCCAAAGTTGGAGAGAAAGGTAAAATATTTGGTGCTATCACTACCTTGCAGGTAGCAGATGCCTTAAAAGAAAAAGGCATAGATATAGACAGAAAGAAAATTCAATTCAATGAAGACATTAAATTTGTAGGCGACTATACTGCTGTCATTGATTTGCATAAAGAAATTAAGCATAATCTAAAAATCTCGGTTATTGCGGAAGATTAA